A genomic segment from Longimicrobium sp. encodes:
- a CDS encoding RiPP maturation radical SAM C-methyltransferase, whose product MGKKVLLVNMPFGGADRPAIGISTLKAGLTARGIPCDIRYLNFVFAELVGPQLYQWFSDRGSHMIFAGEWMFASEFFGEELPPEQHFFQHLRDDRKVDDHTLETVRQMRRVVRPFLDHCLESVNWPQYDMVGFTSTFEQNLASLALAHAIKCRHPQIAIVMGGANCEGSMGEALHRHFPYLDYVFTGAADHTFPQFVERVFQGEDFRDIPGIAFRENGESRTTGPTRGVEDLDTVPFPDYDDYFAQMAGTRIPHELAVRLQIETSRGCWWGMKHHCTFCGMNAAHMRFRSKSKDRVLDELTHLVGRYRIRGIDAVDAIMDMEYFRGTLQELRDRRLDLSLFYELKANLRKPQVQLLAEAGVTLVQPGIESFHSRILKLMSKGANGLQNIQLLKWCRQFGVEPTWNLLYGFPGERAEDYEEQLETLRSLTHLSPPRGSGRLRMDRFSPHFERWRDFGFTNVRPLQAYRYIYPFSSDVTFEIAYFFDYDYADGLNPSSYIGPTEAQLVLWREAALRGASLTLALAGDGVMLITDRRGVVERRFALQGWQKEVYAFCEQARPARAVQRLVEQQAGEHAPPADEVAGFLAEMVRKRLMVQDGDWFLSLAVGLPLDAEPDLLPERQAAVPLPVLAAPADAVPA is encoded by the coding sequence ATGGGCAAGAAGGTCCTGCTGGTGAACATGCCTTTCGGCGGGGCGGACCGGCCGGCCATCGGCATCAGCACGCTCAAGGCGGGACTCACCGCTCGGGGCATTCCCTGCGACATCCGCTACCTCAACTTCGTCTTCGCCGAACTGGTGGGACCGCAGCTGTACCAGTGGTTCAGCGACCGCGGCAGCCACATGATCTTCGCGGGCGAGTGGATGTTCGCGAGCGAGTTCTTCGGCGAGGAGCTCCCCCCCGAGCAGCACTTCTTCCAGCACCTTCGTGACGACCGCAAGGTCGACGACCACACGCTCGAAACGGTGCGGCAGATGCGCCGCGTGGTGCGTCCGTTCCTGGACCACTGCCTGGAGTCGGTGAACTGGCCGCAGTACGACATGGTGGGCTTCACCTCCACGTTCGAGCAGAACCTCGCCTCGCTGGCGCTGGCGCACGCCATAAAGTGCCGCCACCCGCAGATCGCCATCGTGATGGGCGGAGCCAACTGCGAGGGGAGCATGGGCGAGGCGCTGCACCGCCACTTCCCCTACCTGGACTACGTCTTCACCGGCGCAGCGGACCATACCTTCCCACAGTTCGTCGAACGGGTGTTCCAGGGCGAAGACTTCCGCGACATCCCGGGGATCGCGTTTCGAGAGAACGGCGAGAGCCGCACGACGGGCCCCACGCGCGGGGTGGAAGACCTGGACACCGTTCCGTTCCCGGATTACGACGACTACTTCGCCCAGATGGCGGGCACCCGCATTCCTCACGAGCTCGCGGTGCGGCTGCAGATCGAGACGTCCCGCGGCTGCTGGTGGGGGATGAAGCACCACTGCACGTTCTGCGGGATGAACGCGGCGCACATGCGCTTTCGCTCCAAGAGCAAGGACCGGGTGCTGGACGAGCTGACTCACCTGGTGGGGCGTTACCGCATCCGCGGCATCGATGCCGTCGACGCCATCATGGACATGGAGTACTTCCGCGGGACTCTGCAGGAGCTGCGCGACCGGCGGCTGGACCTGAGCCTGTTCTACGAGCTCAAGGCGAATCTCAGGAAGCCGCAGGTGCAGCTGCTGGCCGAAGCGGGGGTCACGCTGGTGCAGCCGGGCATCGAGAGCTTCCACAGCCGCATCCTCAAGCTGATGAGCAAGGGAGCCAACGGGCTGCAGAACATCCAACTCCTCAAGTGGTGCCGGCAGTTCGGCGTGGAGCCCACCTGGAACCTGCTCTATGGCTTCCCGGGCGAGCGGGCGGAGGACTACGAAGAGCAGCTGGAGACGCTGCGCAGCCTGACGCACCTCTCCCCCCCGCGCGGCAGCGGGCGGCTGCGCATGGACCGCTTCTCCCCTCATTTCGAGCGGTGGCGGGACTTCGGGTTCACCAACGTCCGGCCGCTCCAGGCGTACCGCTACATCTACCCGTTCTCCAGCGACGTCACGTTCGAGATCGCGTACTTCTTCGACTACGACTACGCGGACGGGCTGAACCCTTCCAGCTACATCGGTCCCACCGAGGCGCAGCTCGTCCTCTGGCGCGAGGCGGCACTGCGCGGCGCCTCGCTCACGCTGGCGCTGGCCGGCGACGGGGTGATGCTGATCACCGACCGGCGCGGCGTGGTGGAGCGGCGGTTCGCTCTGCAGGGGTGGCAGAAGGAGGTCTACGCCTTCTGCGAGCAGGCGCGCCCCGCGCGGGCCGTGCAGCGCCTGGTCGAGCAGCAGGCCGGAGAACACGCCCCGCCGGCGGACGAGGTGGCCGGGTTCCTGGCGGAGATGGTGCGAAAGCGACTGATGGTACAGGACGGTGACTGGTTCCTGAGCCTCGCGGTGGGGCTGCCGCTGGACGCCGAGCCGGACCTGCTCCCCGAGCGGCAGGCGGCCGTGCCGCTTCCGGTGCTCGCGGCTCCGGCGGATGCGGTACCCGCGTGA